Proteins encoded by one window of Candidatus Bathyarchaeota archaeon:
- a CDS encoding 50S ribosomal protein L6: protein MSTEIPSKVIVLPENVTVNLDGKKVEISGEKGRIIEDFSHAPVSIRVEDRKIIISTSEYRKKKIAMIGTVKSHISNMIKGVTKGFRYRLKIVYSHFPITVKVDRDKILIENFLGERNPRIAKIVGDAKVMVKGDDIIVEGINLKHVSQTAANIEQATKIKARDPRKFLDGIYIYEKSEGIYD, encoded by the coding sequence ATGTCTACTGAGATCCCATCTAAGGTTATCGTACTCCCTGAAAACGTAACCGTCAATCTGGACGGAAAAAAAGTAGAGATAAGTGGAGAGAAGGGAAGAATTATTGAAGACTTTTCGCATGCACCCGTCTCAATAAGGGTTGAAGATCGAAAGATCATAATTTCCACATCTGAATATAGGAAAAAGAAAATCGCCATGATCGGCACGGTAAAGTCGCATATAAGCAACATGATAAAGGGTGTGACCAAAGGTTTTAGATACAGACTCAAGATAGTATACTCACATTTTCCTATTACCGTGAAGGTCGATCGAGATAAAATTCTAATCGAGAACTTCCTAGGCGAACGGAATCCTAGAATTGCAAAGATTGTCGGCGACGCAAAAGTGATGGTGAAGGGAGACGACATAATAGTTGAAGGCATAAACCTCAAGCATGTAAGCCAAACCGCCGCAAACATTGAACAGGCAACAAAAATAAAGGCAAGAGACCCGAGGAAATTCCTAGACGGAATATACATCTACGAGAAGTCGGAGGGGATTTATGATTGA
- a CDS encoding 50S ribosomal protein L32e, translated as MTEKSNDLKDLVEKRKREKKKNPKFRRQESWRYKRLKENWRRPKGLDNKMRKKVKGWPQSPNIGYGGPKKSRGLHPSSLKEIIVFNVDDLETIRPDVEAIRIGHTVSKRKRIEIINKAKEKGIYVLNPGEFRELEKPVVEKQTS; from the coding sequence TTGACAGAGAAGAGCAATGATTTAAAAGACCTGGTAGAAAAAAGAAAGAGGGAAAAAAAGAAGAACCCGAAGTTTAGAAGACAGGAGAGCTGGCGTTACAAGCGCCTAAAGGAAAACTGGAGAAGACCAAAAGGATTAGACAATAAGATGCGAAAGAAGGTTAAGGGCTGGCCCCAATCTCCCAACATTGGATATGGGGGACCGAAAAAATCTCGTGGACTGCATCCCTCATCATTGAAGGAGATCATCGTATTCAATGTTGATGACTTAGAAACTATACGTCCGGATGTTGAAGCGATCAGAATCGGGCACACAGTAAGTAAAAGAAAGAGAATCGAGATAATCAATAAGGCAAAAGAGAAGGGGATATATGTACTTAACCCCGGGGAATTTAGAGAACTCGAAAAACCAGTAGTCGAAAAACAAACATCATGA
- a CDS encoding 50S ribosomal protein L19e, giving the protein MTLRTQRRMAAEILKVGESRVWIDPEKADEVEMAITREEIRKLIHEKVIRKKPERGISRYRARILSEKKKKGKRRGPGCRSGSENARSPSKEAWMKRIRAQRRRLRELKDKRIITENVYRKLYQIAKSGGFRSVSDIDRYIEAHGLRRRK; this is encoded by the coding sequence TTGACATTGAGAACTCAACGCAGAATGGCTGCTGAAATATTGAAGGTTGGAGAGTCTAGAGTATGGATAGATCCTGAAAAGGCAGACGAAGTTGAGATGGCAATTACAAGAGAAGAGATTAGAAAACTGATACATGAGAAGGTCATACGCAAGAAACCAGAAAGGGGGATAAGCAGATACAGAGCCCGGATATTAAGTGAAAAGAAGAAGAAAGGAAAGAGGCGTGGACCCGGTTGTAGAAGCGGATCCGAGAATGCTAGGTCGCCTTCAAAAGAGGCCTGGATGAAGAGAATAAGGGCGCAGAGGAGAAGGTTAAGAGAGCTGAAAGACAAGCGTATAATCACGGAAAATGTTTACCGAAAGCTATACCAGATCGCAAAAAGCGGAGGCTTCCGTTCAGTATCAGATATTGACCGATATATTGAAGCACACGGCTTAAGGAGAAGAAAGTAA
- a CDS encoding 50S ribosomal protein L18 yields the protein MAKDASYNVPYRRRREGKTDYRLRKDLILSGLPRIVIRKTRKYIIAQVIKATEKGDEVIASSHSRELRTKYGWLGNCDNLPASYLTGLICGYRAVQKGVKEAVLDVGLQRPTKGSRIFSALKGFTDAGVMAPYGEDVLPSESRISGEHIAKYAEKLSQQPELFSRIFSEYLSRGLRPEDIPEHFHAIKEAIISCFEKQT from the coding sequence ATGGCAAAAGACGCAAGCTATAATGTGCCATACCGCCGACGCAGAGAAGGAAAGACGGATTATAGGCTAAGGAAAGATTTGATACTATCCGGGCTTCCTAGAATTGTCATAAGAAAGACTAGAAAGTACATCATTGCACAAGTTATAAAAGCGACAGAAAAAGGTGACGAAGTAATAGCCTCATCTCATTCGCGTGAACTAAGAACAAAGTATGGATGGCTTGGAAACTGCGACAATCTACCAGCATCATATCTAACGGGACTAATTTGCGGGTACAGGGCGGTCCAGAAAGGTGTAAAAGAGGCTGTCTTAGACGTGGGGCTACAAAGACCTACCAAAGGCTCACGGATATTCTCGGCTCTGAAAGGTTTCACGGATGCGGGAGTAATGGCTCCATACGGCGAGGATGTCTTGCCATCTGAAAGTCGAATCTCCGGGGAGCATATAGCAAAATATGCCGAAAAATTGTCCCAGCAACCTGAATTATTCTCTAGAATATTCTCAGAATACTTATCAAGAGGTTTAAGACCAGAAGATATTCCTGAACATTTCCATGCGATCAAAGAAGCCATAATCTCATGTTTTGAAAAACAGACTTGA
- a CDS encoding GNAT family N-acetyltransferase produces MKSKEELRSRSYDEKKMGLKEALELIRTGDHIFVGSACGEPQYLVNGLVEKASHLEDNEILHVHTLGVAPYTRPIYSERFRLNAFFVGINTREAVAQGRADYTPVFLSDLPRLIRRGMIPIDVALIQVTPPDEHGFCSLGVSVEITKTAAENAKLVIAQVNREMPRVLGDSFIHVNQIDVVVEHDEPILEMPRRERDIVSERIARYVSQLVDDESTLQIGIGSIPDSVLDALVDKRDLGIHTELLTEGVVDLVEDGVVTCAKKTINRGKIIASFAMGTRRLYDFIDNNPMVEFYESDYVNNPLVISQHEKMVAINQALEIDLTGQVCSDSLGYRFYSGLGGQADFIRGAMLAKNGKAITVIPSTAKEGKISRIKPHLSSGAGVVLTRGDVDYVVTEYGIANLRGKSIKERALSIINIAHPRFRNSLLEWAKRRHYVPQEVLPFPELEYPEELERRVTLKDGTDVLIRPIKPSDATMKQHLFYSLSKEAVVKRYFGSLRAFPLKRVWPYVIVDYNNEMVLVASISERSGESIIGIGSYSRIPNSDLAEVAFVVRDDWQNKGLGSILFKHLAEVAIKKGISGFVAWVMRDNIKMMRVFRKSSFPMQYRVEGDLYHVKIDLSKGVTNESNHK; encoded by the coding sequence ATGAAGAGTAAGGAGGAGCTTCGATCGAGATCTTATGACGAGAAGAAGATGGGGTTAAAGGAAGCTCTTGAGCTGATTAGGACTGGTGACCATATTTTCGTAGGTTCAGCTTGCGGGGAGCCGCAGTACTTGGTCAACGGACTTGTTGAAAAGGCAAGTCATCTCGAAGATAATGAGATTCTACATGTACATACGTTGGGTGTCGCTCCATACACGAGGCCTATCTACTCGGAAAGATTTCGTTTAAACGCCTTCTTTGTTGGGATTAACACGCGTGAAGCTGTTGCCCAAGGAAGAGCTGATTATACACCTGTTTTCCTTTCAGATCTTCCTCGCCTAATTAGAAGAGGAATGATTCCCATCGATGTTGCATTGATTCAGGTGACACCGCCAGATGAGCATGGCTTCTGCAGTCTCGGGGTTTCAGTTGAGATCACTAAGACAGCGGCAGAGAATGCGAAGCTTGTGATCGCTCAAGTGAACCGTGAGATGCCCAGGGTTTTAGGCGACAGCTTCATTCATGTCAACCAAATCGACGTCGTTGTTGAGCATGATGAGCCGATCCTAGAGATGCCGCGTCGAGAACGCGACATAGTTTCCGAGAGGATAGCTAGGTATGTTTCTCAGCTAGTCGATGATGAGTCAACTTTGCAGATAGGCATAGGCAGTATTCCAGACTCGGTATTGGATGCTCTGGTAGATAAGAGGGATCTTGGCATACATACTGAACTCCTCACCGAAGGCGTTGTCGATCTAGTTGAGGATGGTGTGGTGACTTGCGCAAAAAAGACGATAAACCGGGGAAAGATAATCGCATCTTTTGCTATGGGAACTAGACGATTATACGATTTTATAGATAATAATCCAATGGTTGAATTCTATGAGTCAGATTATGTCAATAACCCGTTAGTGATAAGCCAGCATGAGAAGATGGTTGCCATTAATCAGGCGCTTGAAATTGATTTGACGGGACAGGTCTGCTCTGACTCTTTGGGTTATCGATTCTATAGTGGTCTTGGCGGTCAGGCCGACTTCATCAGGGGGGCGATGCTTGCGAAGAATGGTAAGGCAATAACCGTTATACCCTCAACAGCAAAGGAGGGAAAGATTTCGAGAATAAAGCCTCATCTAAGCAGCGGCGCCGGCGTTGTTCTGACAAGAGGTGATGTCGATTACGTGGTGACAGAGTATGGTATAGCGAATTTGAGGGGGAAGAGCATTAAAGAGAGAGCGTTATCAATAATAAATATCGCTCATCCGAGATTCCGGAACAGCCTCTTAGAGTGGGCTAAACGCCGACATTACGTTCCTCAAGAAGTTCTTCCCTTCCCCGAACTTGAGTATCCGGAGGAACTTGAGAGAAGGGTGACCCTTAAGGATGGTACAGATGTTTTGATTAGACCGATCAAGCCTTCAGATGCAACGATGAAACAGCATCTCTTCTATTCTTTGTCGAAGGAAGCCGTCGTTAAACGTTATTTCGGCTCTTTAAGGGCTTTTCCCCTAAAGAGAGTCTGGCCATACGTGATTGTAGATTACAATAATGAGATGGTCTTGGTAGCCTCTATTTCAGAGAGGAGCGGAGAGAGCATAATTGGAATAGGAAGTTATTCTCGAATCCCCAACAGCGATCTGGCCGAAGTAGCATTCGTCGTTAGGGATGATTGGCAGAATAAGGGTTTAGGATCAATACTCTTCAAGCATCTTGCTGAAGTTGCTATAAAAAAGGGAATTTCAGGCTTCGTAGCGTGGGTGATGAGAGACAATATTAAGATGATGCGTGTTTTCAGGAAATCTTCATTCCCAATGCAGTACAGAGTTGAGGGAGATCTTTACCACGTGAAGATCGATCTCTCGAAGGGAGTAACGAACGAGAGTAATCATAAATGA